The sequence GGGAATATCCAGTGTTGTATGTTCTTTGTTAATAGGAATTATGTTATGATAGTATGCTGTGCTTTTTTAGAGAATAATCCCGTTATTGGCTAGTTTTATTTTCTCCAGAAAAATAGCATAATCTGATTTTTGTTTATCTATTTTCTGGGCTAAGGTTATCAATTCCAGTTCGTTCTTATCTTTCTCAGCAACTGATATTAACCCTTTACTAAATAGTGTATTACTGTCCTCAACAGTCTGGAAAAGCTGTTCATGTTGTTCTTTAAGTTGTGAATATTGGGCATAGAATGCATTAGCCTCAGCTTTATACTCCGCCAGCTTCTGTTCACACTGTTGCTGCAAAATGTTTTTATTCCCGATCTGGCTGGACCAAAGAATTGTGTAGTAGGTTTTAAGTTCGGGTTCGGAGGATTTGACTATATCTAAATTTTCTTTGGCCAGCTTGATCTTGGCATCTGCCTCTTTTAAATCGAAATTATCCTCAAGTTTGAAGGCCATACTCCAGCTTCCGGGTTCCGGAATGTCTAGCAGGGGAACTTCTTCCAGAATTACTTCTTTGTACTCAGATAAGCCTAGTGCTTGTGTAAAGAAGTCTATTTGGGACTGGAAGCTACTGGTATCAAGTTCTAATGCTGCTTCTTGCTGGCGCTCTTTAACCTGGCTATCCTCTAATTCTTTTTTTGATATTAATCCGTTGCTGTACAATTTTAGAGCATCCTTAACTTGAGTACTCCAATATTGTTGTTCTTTCTTACCGTATTCAATAGTAGCTCTCAAAGAGGATAACTGGTAGTACTTCTGGATTGTATAGTAGCGAATAAGAGCCTGTGATTTCTGTAATTCTAATCTGCTTAACACTCTATCGGTTTCTAAAGATCGCAGTTGATCATTAAAGTCCTGAAGCTGACTTTCTTTTTGCTGCTGGTTATAGCTATTTTGGCTAGCGGTTTGGGCATTGATCAATTGATTCATGGAGGAATTAATCATAATTTGGATAGCAATAGATTGATTAATGGCCGCTTTATCTTCATCGCTCAATCGGTCATAGTTAGGAATACTATTTAAATAATACTCTGGAGCAGTGGGTAGGTTTCCACTTGTTACAGCTACGTCTTTCCCCTCTAATTTCCTCTTTTCCGAGTCTACATAAGAGAGCTGAGCATCACTTAGTACCACCTTCCAATTCGCCAACTGGATATCGGCATAGTTTGCGATTGATAACTGAACTGCTTCCTCTATGGAAAGAGCCTTTGTACTTTTTAGTTCCAGAGGGTCGGCAAATATTGTCATCGCCTGTGGTATAGAAAGAAGAAAGCAGGTTAGTAAAATAAGTACTGATTTTTTAATCATTTGGCCGTCATTCACCCCTTACTCTTTCAAATTGATTTTTTCGAGAATGAAATCAATAATTTTCTTGGAGTCCGTGATGATAGATGCATTTGCGGTCATACCTACCCGAAGCTCTCCTCGTTCTCCCCGGCGATTCTCAAGTGGAGTGTTTGGAATTGTCGCTTCTACAAGGTAATAGCTTAATCCGTTTTGCTGCACCATTGAATCTGTACTAATAGAGGTAATGGTTCCCCTTAGTGAACCGAAACTTTGTTTCGGGAAGGCCGCAAAGTTCAAATCCACTTGATTGCCTAGCGATATTTTTCCTGCTTCAGAATTGGGAACTGCGATGCTCATCTTATATTTGGACTCATTAGTCGGAATGATTGCCATTAAAGATTCGCCTGGCTGCACAATGTCACCGGCATTAGTCTCTTTTAGAATGTTAACGGTCCCTGTTATGGGAGCAACAAGGATTTTCTTCTCTTTTTCTACCTCAAGCTGCTTTACATTCTCAAGCAAAATATTCAGATTTTTCTGCTCATCTTCAATTACGGAATGAATCTGTACAATGCGATCAAGTTTCAGCTTTTCCAAGGTGGTTTCTTCGGATGTTGTACCAAGCTCTTTCTGTTGCAGCAGATCCGTTTGTTTCTCAGATAATTGTTTTTGCTGCAACTTCAGAGCTTCCCGCTCTGAGACAGAGGGATCTTTACCTTCTGTCAGAAAGGTTAAGCTGGCCTGCAACTCTTCTAACTGGCTGCTATAGTCAGTAATATTGCTCGCTGTACTTAATAGAGCTTCGTGCTGATATTGGCTAGTCTGTAGTAGAGCGGAATTATATTGCTGTTGATCTTCTTCAATTTGTGACTTTGATACCAGGCGTTCTCCTAAGCTGAGAGATCGGTCATAAATCGCTTTTTTTTCTGCAGATAGCTTTGTTAGCTGTACATACTTAATCTGGTATGTCTTATATTGCTCCGTTCGCTTGGTATCAAAGGGAGGTAGCAAATTCCGATTTTCGTTGATCGATTGTGCAAGCTGCTTCTCATTCGTTAACTCTGTCACCAGAATTTTCTTTTTCCTCTCTAGATCATTCTTATCCTGTAGTGATTTATTCTCACTTGAATGCAAGTTTCCAAGAATCGTTTCTTGTGATCCGGTATTCTCTTGGATGGCGCTTGCAAGCTGATTTTTGGTGGTTTCATAAATTTGTTGTTGTTGTTGGTATTCCAATAGAAATTGTTCTACCATATCGTAGTAGTATGCTTCATTCGCTTGGTGCGGCGAAAAAAGATTGTTCAGATCGTTAATGCTTTGCTTATACTGTTGGAGGTACTGAAGTTTCCGTGTTAGCTTATTTAATTCCGATTGTTGATTCAAGAGTTCAATATCCAAATCTTTATGCTCAAAGCTGATTAGCTTAGCTCCACGTTGCACCTGCATTCCTTCATGGATATAAACGTCCTCTACTTTCCCAATCAAGGAAGATTGGATAGTGCTAACCTTCTCGTTGGGTCTAACCACTGCTGAAGCTTTCGCTACTACATCCATCTGTCCATAGAAGGACCATGTGAAAGCAGCAGCCAATAGAATAAATACAATCAGTATGAACACAGAAATTACAGGATTGGTTTTGGACTCCATAATTTCTCTGCTGTCGGACATTTCCGAGAGATCACGAATCATTCCGTTCATGTTGTTATACCTCTATTCCCACAGCGTACTGCAGCTGATGTTCTTGCTTATGTTCAATTCCGGGAAGCTGATCTTTCCATAATCCATAGTATTTACCTCGATTACTTAGAAGCTGTTCATGTGTTCCATGCTCAATGATTCGCCCTTGATCCATTACATAGATTCGGTCACAACGCATAATGGTACTTAGCCGATGAGCAATAATAATAATCGTCATATCTTCAAAGGCGTTAATGGTCTCAGATACGGCCTTTTCCGTTGTAGAATCCAGATTGCTAGTGGCTTCGTCCATGATGAGGATGTCAGGCTGCTTGAGAACCGCTCTTGCTATAGCCAGCCGCTGTTTCTGCCCTCCGGAAATATTGGTGGCATTCTCTTCTAGCAGGGTGTTATAACGGAGCGGAAGCTGATTAATAAACTCATGGGCCTGGGCTGTCTGGCATGCCTGTATAACACGTTCCAACTCTATTTCATTCTCTATACCCAAGCAAAGGTTCTCTCGGATGGTTCCGCTAAAAAAGAAGGTATCCTGAGAGATATATGCAATCCGCTGCCTTAAACTATCGAGGTGAATGTCCTTGATGTTGTAGTCCTTAATTAGGATTTCGCCCTTCTCATGGCTATAAAACTGCATAATCAACTTAATCAGTGTTGTTTTACCTGAACCACTCTCGCCAACAAAGGCAATTTTCTCACCCTCTCTGAGGGTAAGATCTATATCTTGAAGCACGAGTGAGCGCGTTCCATAGCGGAAGCTGACATTGTTAAATTGAATATCACCCTTAAGGGAGGAAGGCTGGATTTTTTTATCTTCGTCCTCATGCTTCTCCGCTTCCAAATCAAGAATTTCTCCCAATCGGTCAGCAGCTACGACTGCCGTCTGTAGGGTGGGCTGAAGGTTGATCAGATTCTGTATGGGTTGCAGAAAGTAGGCAAGCAAGGAGTTATAGGTGATCAGTTGCCCCATTGTCATATTGCCCTTAATTACTTGATTAGCTCCGACCCACAGGATAGCTGCGCCTCCAACAAGTTGCACGAAGCTTTTGAGGGAAGCTTGAATATTGTTGAAAAGACCGAAACTGAATACCGACTTCAGGAATGAAATGAATTTCTGTTCGGTTTCAAAACCTACTTTTGCTTCTGCGTGATAGGCTTTTACAGTTTCAATACCATCTATCGATTCAACAATATATGAAGTGAGTTGGGCGTTTTTCTCCATTTGTTCCCGGTTCAAGCGATCAAAGGGTTTATGAAAACCCCATACTAATGCTAGATATAAAGGAACCATAACAATAGTCACCCCAAATAAAAGGGAGCTTTGCATATAAAGAATAATTCCCCCTGCGATAACCATAATAATATCGATCATCATGGTTAGTGTGGCGCTGGAGATCGCATCACGTACTTTCGAAGCATCCATAAGCCGCGAGATAATTTCCCCAGTCTTACGTGTGCCGAAAAAGTTCATGGGCAGTTTTAATACATGGTGGTAATAACCAAGGATGAGCGAAATATCGAGTTTTTGGCTCAAATTCAACAAAATATGACTACGAAAGGCATTCAGTAATATTTGAAAGGCATAAAGGATAATGACCCCTGCAGATATAATGTTAAGCGTTTTTTTTAATCCAAAAGGAAGGATTTCATCTAGAAGAAACTGAAAATAGAAGGCTGATAGTATACCCAACACTGTATATAGCATGGATGTAAAAAATATCCCCAGAAGCATTCTTTTTTGAGGGATAAGCAGTCCAAAAAAACGGGAGAACAAGCCCTTAGTAAGGTCGCCCTTTTTAAATTGTGGAGTGGGCACCATCAGAATAAGAACACCAGTCCAGATATTAAAGAAATCCTCAGGAGTGTATTTAACAATTCCTTTGGCTGGGTCGGCTACAAGGACTTCTTTCTTTGTTATTTTATGGATCACAACGTAGTGTAATAAGGATTGATCTATAATGACATGGGCAATGGCGGGGAGGGGGAACTTTTCGAAGAACACTTCTTGGTTCCCTTTTACAGCCTTTACTGTGAAACCCAGTTTTTCGGCAGCTTTTATTAAACCATAGGCATTTGTGCCTTGTTTATCGGTACCTGCTGCTTCACGGATTTTCGAGATCGGATATTTAAGCCCATATTGTTTGGATATTGTTGCAAGACAGGCAGCTCCGCAATCTTTTAAATCATACTGTTTAATGGATATGTATTTTTTAAACAGGAGAATCCCCACCTAAGTTATAATTAAATTCAAAGAAATCAGGTTTTAATCTTAAGCTTTTGATCATAAAAGAAGAAAAACCGCGATGTATAACCCACGGTTTAATTTAAATATATATTGTATAAAAGGTTATGTAGAGTTCATTGTCTAATGAGTAATCCTCTCCCGGTACATCGCCTGTTGCTGAAATGAGTATCCTTAATCCCTATCTAAATTACCAAACTTTTTTTCACATAAATAGACAACTACGATTAAGAAAGAAATTAAGATCCACGAATAGATTACAGATGAATTGGTAAATGGATTTTGTTCCGCATGAATCCCTTCAATTAAAGCAAATGAAACAAATAACAGATCCGTCCAACTTAATAAAATAATTATTCGGGTTAATTTCCGTACACTTTTTTCTCCATGTGTCAATTGTTGGGTATAAATAGACCGCGAAAAGAGAAAAAGCAATGAAGAGATAAAGAGAAGGACCAGAAGCGAACTCATAAAGTCTGCTTCTTTAGTGTAATCTTTAATAATGAAATTAATAAAAAGTATAATATTTGATAAAATTGAAAACAACGCTAATGAAAATATATAGGGTAAATTTCTTTTCATAACATGCACCTGATTTCACTTGGAGATAAGTTTTATAATATACTACACAATAGAAAGCGATAAGTACTACACAAGTCTAGCGTTTGTTTACTTCATTCCGTTATAGAAATAATCCCCAGCAGCGCCCAATCCGCTATAATATGCCAAGACAACTGGAACAGTTATTTCAGGTGCTGCTACTAATGCAGCTACAGAGCCAACTAAAGTGATAGCCCCAACAGCGACTTCAAACCAGTTCTTACCACCATCAATTGAATGCAGTTCATTAATATCGAGATCTGTAAAATTTGGACTCATTGTAAGTTCCATTTAAATTCCTCCTCTTTTTATAAACCAGACTTGTGTAGTATAGTATAAAACCAATTTCTTTAATTTCTTGCCTCCTCTAAAATTATTGATAATAAAAAAAGTATCAGCATGTCCCAATAAAGCATTCCACTTAGCAAACTTTATACTTTAATATTTAATCCAAGAATATCCTTTACCACATATTTACTATAAATCTTTAATATGATAGAATAAACATTTTCAAAAACCATTAATAAAAGTTTTGGTTCTACAAACGGACAACCTTTTAGTGACTATTTTTTCTGATATATGCAATTTGATTTCCCAGAAATAGGGTGATATATTCTTATTATGCAATTGATGGATTTCAGGAGGCGTGATTTTTTTGGTGACAATTGAAGGAAATGCAAAATTATGGTATTTATTAGATGACTTAGAAGAACAGCTATCCAGCTCCTTTAAACAAATAGAGTTTGCTGATTTGAAATTACATAGTTCCTTCAATGCATTTTCTGTGAATGAAAAAAAATCGGTCTATCATACAGCAATGATTCAAGCCATTCGCACTGAGATGATGAAAA comes from Paenibacillus sp. 19GGS1-52 and encodes:
- a CDS encoding HlyD family efflux transporter periplasmic adaptor subunit, coding for MNGMIRDLSEMSDSREIMESKTNPVISVFILIVFILLAAAFTWSFYGQMDVVAKASAVVRPNEKVSTIQSSLIGKVEDVYIHEGMQVQRGAKLISFEHKDLDIELLNQQSELNKLTRKLQYLQQYKQSINDLNNLFSPHQANEAYYYDMVEQFLLEYQQQQQIYETTKNQLASAIQENTGSQETILGNLHSSENKSLQDKNDLERKKKILVTELTNEKQLAQSINENRNLLPPFDTKRTEQYKTYQIKYVQLTKLSAEKKAIYDRSLSLGERLVSKSQIEEDQQQYNSALLQTSQYQHEALLSTASNITDYSSQLEELQASLTFLTEGKDPSVSEREALKLQQKQLSEKQTDLLQQKELGTTSEETTLEKLKLDRIVQIHSVIEDEQKNLNILLENVKQLEVEKEKKILVAPITGTVNILKETNAGDIVQPGESLMAIIPTNESKYKMSIAVPNSEAGKISLGNQVDLNFAAFPKQSFGSLRGTITSISTDSMVQQNGLSYYLVEATIPNTPLENRRGERGELRVGMTANASIITDSKKIIDFILEKINLKE
- a CDS encoding peptidase domain-containing ABC transporter, with the protein product MFKKYISIKQYDLKDCGAACLATISKQYGLKYPISKIREAAGTDKQGTNAYGLIKAAEKLGFTVKAVKGNQEVFFEKFPLPAIAHVIIDQSLLHYVVIHKITKKEVLVADPAKGIVKYTPEDFFNIWTGVLILMVPTPQFKKGDLTKGLFSRFFGLLIPQKRMLLGIFFTSMLYTVLGILSAFYFQFLLDEILPFGLKKTLNIISAGVIILYAFQILLNAFRSHILLNLSQKLDISLILGYYHHVLKLPMNFFGTRKTGEIISRLMDASKVRDAISSATLTMMIDIIMVIAGGIILYMQSSLLFGVTIVMVPLYLALVWGFHKPFDRLNREQMEKNAQLTSYIVESIDGIETVKAYHAEAKVGFETEQKFISFLKSVFSFGLFNNIQASLKSFVQLVGGAAILWVGANQVIKGNMTMGQLITYNSLLAYFLQPIQNLINLQPTLQTAVVAADRLGEILDLEAEKHEDEDKKIQPSSLKGDIQFNNVSFRYGTRSLVLQDIDLTLREGEKIAFVGESGSGKTTLIKLIMQFYSHEKGEILIKDYNIKDIHLDSLRQRIAYISQDTFFFSGTIRENLCLGIENEIELERVIQACQTAQAHEFINQLPLRYNTLLEENATNISGGQKQRLAIARAVLKQPDILIMDEATSNLDSTTEKAVSETINAFEDMTIIIIAHRLSTIMRCDRIYVMDQGRIIEHGTHEQLLSNRGKYYGLWKDQLPGIEHKQEHQLQYAVGIEV